Proteins encoded by one window of Salvia splendens isolate huo1 chromosome 7, SspV2, whole genome shotgun sequence:
- the LOC121741973 gene encoding E3 ubiquitin-protein ligase COP1-like isoform X1: MGDQTTSIGGPLVPTIKSEPADSSAGAPSPSPPHSEMEHDSDKDILCPICMQIIKDAFLTACGHSFCYMCIVTHLQNKSDCPCCSHFLTANHLYPNFLLNKLLMKTSAHQTAKTATPLEQLRQALERGCEASVKDLESLMSLLSEKKSKMEQEEAETNLQILLDFMLCLRKKKLDELNEVQSDLKYIKEDIHAVERRRIELYRRRDRCSSKLRMLGDDPSSKSAWPSVVEKQSGATASRPSLTPGQSRLTSGDLHSKKADVRSSASHLVLGKDSYGGSDIQNPSQSGQALARKRRVHAQFNDLQDCYLQKRRYWAKQMPEQQGRDSLSSKREGYSVGLEDFQSVLSTFTRYSRLRVVAELRHGDLFHSANIVSSIEFDRDDELFATAGVSRQIKIFEFSSVVNEPADSQCPVAEMSTRAKLSCLSWNKYAKNHIASSDYEGIVTVWDVTTRQSVMEYEEHEKRAWSVDFSCTDPSMLVSGSDDCKVKVWCTNQEASVINIDMKANICSVKYNPGSSIHVAVGSADHHIHYYDLRKVSQPLYIFSGHRKAVSYVKFLSDDELASASTDSTVRLWDVKENVPLRTFRGHANEKNFVGLTANSEYIACGSETNEVFVYHKAISKPAAWHKFNNSETEEGEEDAGSYFISAVCWKSDSPTMVTANSQGTIKVLVLAP; the protein is encoded by the exons ATGGGAGACCAGACCACTTCAATTGGCGGCCCTCTCGTGCCTACCATCAAATCAGAGCCGGCGGATTCTTCCGCCGGtgctccgtcgccgtcgccgccgcaCTCGGAGATGGAGCACGACTCTGATAAGGACATCCTCTGCCCTATTTGCATGCAGATCATCAAGGATGCCTTTCTCACTGCCTGTGGCCATAGCTTTTGCTATATGTGTATCGTCACTCATcttcagaacaagagtgattgCCCCTGCTGCTCTCATTTCCTTACTGCTAATCACCTCTACCCTAATTTCCTCCTCAACAAG TTATTGATGAAGACTTCTGCTCATCAAACAGCTAAAACTGCTACTCCTTTGGAACAACTTCGCCAGGCACTCGAACGG GGATGTGAAGCTTCAGTGAAGGATCTCGAAAGCCTTATGTCTCTTCTTtcagagaaaaaaagtaaaatggaGCAAGAAGAAGCCGAAACAAATCTACAGATCCTGCTTGATTTTATGCTTTGTCTGAGAAAGAAGAAACTTGATGAGCTCAATGAG GTACAATCTGATCTAAAGTACATTAAAGAAGATATTCATGCAGTGGAGAGACGTCGAATAGAGTTATACCGTCGAAGGGATAGATGTTCGTCTAAACTAAGAATGCTTGGTGATGATCCTTCTTCCAAATCAGCATGGCCGTCAGTGGTTGAAAAACAAAGTGGTGCTACAGCCTCCAGACCTTCTCTCACACCTGGCCAATCCCGCCTTACTTCAGGTGATCTTCATAGCAAGAAAGCTGATGTGAGATCTTCTGCTAGTCATTTGGTACTAGGGAAGGATAGTTATGGTGGGTCAGACATCCAGAATCCTTCTCAATCAGGACAGGCATTAGCAAGGAAGAGAAGGGTACATGCTCAG TTCAATGACCTACAAGATTGTTACTTGCAAAAGAGGCGGTATTGGGCAAAACAAATGCCAGAGCAGCAAGGGCGTGACTCACTGAGTTCAAAGAGAGAAGGATACTCTGTAGGTCTTGAGGATTTTCAGTCTGTTCTATCAACTTTCACAAGATACAG TCGGTTGCGGGTTGTTGCCGAACTAAGACATGGAGATCTTTTTCACTCGGCTAACATTGTATCAAG CATAGAATTTGATCGAGATGATGAATTATTTGCTACAGCTGGAGTATCACGACAGATCAAGATTTTTGAGTTTTCATCA GTGGTTAATGAACCAGCGGACTCTCAATGTCCTGTAGCAGAAATGTCTACTAGAGCAAAGCTAAGCTGTTTAAGCTGGAACAAGTATGCAAAAAATCATATTGCCAGCAGTGACTATGAAGGCATAGTAACTGTTTGGGATGTGACTACTAGACAG AGTGTGATGGAGTATGAGGAGCATGAGAAACGTGCCTGGAGTGTTGATTTTTCATGCACAGATCCTTCAATGCTTGTATCTGGTAGTGATGACTGCAAG GTCAAAGTATGGTGTACAAACCAGGAGGCGAGTGTCATAAACATTGACATGAAGGCAAATATATGTTCAGTCAAATATAATCCTGGATCCAGCATCCATGTCGCT GTTGGCTCCGCAGATCATCACATTCATTACTATgacttaagaaaagttagccAGCCACTGTATATATTCAGCGGACACAGGAAGGCTGTGTCATATGTGAAATTTCTGTCCGATGATGAGCTTGCTTCTGCTTCAACAGACAGTACAGTGCGCCTATGGGATGTTAAGGAAAATGTTCCT CTGCGCACTTTTAGAGGCCATGCAAATGAGAAGAACTTTGTGGGGCTAACAGCGAACAGCGAATACATAGCATGTGGTAGCGAAACAAATGAAGTATTTGTCTATCACAAG GCAATATCTAAGCCGGCAGCATGGCATAAATTCAATAATTCTGAAACAGAAGAAGGCGAAGAAGATGCGGGGTCGTACTTCATAAGTGCTGTGTGCTGGAAAAGTGATAGCCCAACTATGGTTACAGCAAACAGCCAAGGGACTATAAAAGTCCTCGTTCTCGCTCCCTGA
- the LOC121741973 gene encoding E3 ubiquitin-protein ligase COP1-like isoform X2, whose amino-acid sequence MKTSAHQTAKTATPLEQLRQALERGCEASVKDLESLMSLLSEKKSKMEQEEAETNLQILLDFMLCLRKKKLDELNEVQSDLKYIKEDIHAVERRRIELYRRRDRCSSKLRMLGDDPSSKSAWPSVVEKQSGATASRPSLTPGQSRLTSGDLHSKKADVRSSASHLVLGKDSYGGSDIQNPSQSGQALARKRRVHAQFNDLQDCYLQKRRYWAKQMPEQQGRDSLSSKREGYSVGLEDFQSVLSTFTRYSRLRVVAELRHGDLFHSANIVSSIEFDRDDELFATAGVSRQIKIFEFSSVVNEPADSQCPVAEMSTRAKLSCLSWNKYAKNHIASSDYEGIVTVWDVTTRQSVMEYEEHEKRAWSVDFSCTDPSMLVSGSDDCKVKVWCTNQEASVINIDMKANICSVKYNPGSSIHVAVGSADHHIHYYDLRKVSQPLYIFSGHRKAVSYVKFLSDDELASASTDSTVRLWDVKENVPLRTFRGHANEKNFVGLTANSEYIACGSETNEVFVYHKAISKPAAWHKFNNSETEEGEEDAGSYFISAVCWKSDSPTMVTANSQGTIKVLVLAP is encoded by the exons ATGAAGACTTCTGCTCATCAAACAGCTAAAACTGCTACTCCTTTGGAACAACTTCGCCAGGCACTCGAACGG GGATGTGAAGCTTCAGTGAAGGATCTCGAAAGCCTTATGTCTCTTCTTtcagagaaaaaaagtaaaatggaGCAAGAAGAAGCCGAAACAAATCTACAGATCCTGCTTGATTTTATGCTTTGTCTGAGAAAGAAGAAACTTGATGAGCTCAATGAG GTACAATCTGATCTAAAGTACATTAAAGAAGATATTCATGCAGTGGAGAGACGTCGAATAGAGTTATACCGTCGAAGGGATAGATGTTCGTCTAAACTAAGAATGCTTGGTGATGATCCTTCTTCCAAATCAGCATGGCCGTCAGTGGTTGAAAAACAAAGTGGTGCTACAGCCTCCAGACCTTCTCTCACACCTGGCCAATCCCGCCTTACTTCAGGTGATCTTCATAGCAAGAAAGCTGATGTGAGATCTTCTGCTAGTCATTTGGTACTAGGGAAGGATAGTTATGGTGGGTCAGACATCCAGAATCCTTCTCAATCAGGACAGGCATTAGCAAGGAAGAGAAGGGTACATGCTCAG TTCAATGACCTACAAGATTGTTACTTGCAAAAGAGGCGGTATTGGGCAAAACAAATGCCAGAGCAGCAAGGGCGTGACTCACTGAGTTCAAAGAGAGAAGGATACTCTGTAGGTCTTGAGGATTTTCAGTCTGTTCTATCAACTTTCACAAGATACAG TCGGTTGCGGGTTGTTGCCGAACTAAGACATGGAGATCTTTTTCACTCGGCTAACATTGTATCAAG CATAGAATTTGATCGAGATGATGAATTATTTGCTACAGCTGGAGTATCACGACAGATCAAGATTTTTGAGTTTTCATCA GTGGTTAATGAACCAGCGGACTCTCAATGTCCTGTAGCAGAAATGTCTACTAGAGCAAAGCTAAGCTGTTTAAGCTGGAACAAGTATGCAAAAAATCATATTGCCAGCAGTGACTATGAAGGCATAGTAACTGTTTGGGATGTGACTACTAGACAG AGTGTGATGGAGTATGAGGAGCATGAGAAACGTGCCTGGAGTGTTGATTTTTCATGCACAGATCCTTCAATGCTTGTATCTGGTAGTGATGACTGCAAG GTCAAAGTATGGTGTACAAACCAGGAGGCGAGTGTCATAAACATTGACATGAAGGCAAATATATGTTCAGTCAAATATAATCCTGGATCCAGCATCCATGTCGCT GTTGGCTCCGCAGATCATCACATTCATTACTATgacttaagaaaagttagccAGCCACTGTATATATTCAGCGGACACAGGAAGGCTGTGTCATATGTGAAATTTCTGTCCGATGATGAGCTTGCTTCTGCTTCAACAGACAGTACAGTGCGCCTATGGGATGTTAAGGAAAATGTTCCT CTGCGCACTTTTAGAGGCCATGCAAATGAGAAGAACTTTGTGGGGCTAACAGCGAACAGCGAATACATAGCATGTGGTAGCGAAACAAATGAAGTATTTGTCTATCACAAG GCAATATCTAAGCCGGCAGCATGGCATAAATTCAATAATTCTGAAACAGAAGAAGGCGAAGAAGATGCGGGGTCGTACTTCATAAGTGCTGTGTGCTGGAAAAGTGATAGCCCAACTATGGTTACAGCAAACAGCCAAGGGACTATAAAAGTCCTCGTTCTCGCTCCCTGA